DNA sequence from the Thermodesulfitimonas autotrophica genome:
GGTTGTTAGGGGGCAATACCGATTTTGTTATCCGGGAATTCAAGGCAGCAGGTAAGGTGCCCGCGGCGCTCGCCTACCTTTCGGGGATGGTGGAGCGGGCGCAGCTCAACTACCACATCCTTGAGCGACTGATGCTCGATTACCCCGCAGGAACGGCGGTGAACATGGTGGCCGTTAGGGAGCGGGTGATTACCGTTGCCGAGCTCGAAGACTGCCAAAACTTCTGGCAGGTAGCGGAAGTGGTTTTAGCCGGGAAAGCGGTTCTTTTCTTAGCGGGCGAACCGCAGGCGTTAGGGCTGGATACTCGGGGCTACGAGACGCGGCCTATTGGTGATCCCGAGATCGAGAGTGTGGTCCGCGGTCCCCGGGACGCCTTCGTAGAGGATATTGAGCGGAACATTATGCTCGTTAGGCGGCGACTAAAGACCCCAAACTTAGTGGTGGAAAGGTTTAACCTTGGGCGACTGACCCAGTCGGTAGTGGTTCTCCTTTATATTAAAGGGCTGGCGATGCCGGAGTTGGTCGCGGAGGTCCGGTCGCGCGTCAAGAGGATAGATGTGGATGCCGTTTTCGGCTGCCATTACGTGGAGGAGATGGTAGCTGACAGCCCGCATTCTCTTTTCCCGCAGACCATCGCCACCGAGCGTCCCGACCGGGTAGCGGCGGCCCTGTGCGAGGGGAAAGTGGTTTGCCTGATAGATACTGCGCCGATGGCGTTGATTTTGCCAGCCACCCTTGCCGCCCTTTTGCAATCGCCGGAAGATTACTACCATCCCTACGTCATCAGCACTGCCATCCGCTGGCTGCGCTACCTGGCCTTCTTTATTTCGGTGACGGCTTCGCCGCTCTACGTGGCGATCACCACCTTCCACCAGGAGATGATTCCCTTCCGGCTCCTCCTTTCCGTGGCGGCGGCCCGGGAGGGGGTGCCACTGCCGGCGGTCCTCGAGGCGCTCGTGATGGAGCTAACCTTTGAGCTTTTGCGGGAAGCAGGGATAAGGTTCCCGCGGCCCGTCGGTCAGGCGGTGAGCATCGTCGGGGCCCTGGTTATCGGGGAGGCGGCGGTTACGGCGGGGGTGGTCTCGCCGCTAATGGTGATTATAGTGGCGCTGGCCGGCATTGCGTCTTTCGCCACGCCTTCTTACGAACTGGCGATCCCGATGCGCCTCCTGCGCTTCCCGTTGATGGTTTTGGCCGGAAGCTTCGGCCTTTTTGGGCTCACGGCCGGGCTGTTAGCAATGCTTGTCCACCTAGCGGGGCTGCGCTCTTTCGGGGTGCCGTACCTTTCTCCCGTGGCGCCGCTCAAGTTCGCCGATCTGAAGGATGTCTTGGTGCGGGCGCCCCTCTGGATGATGCGCACCCGTCCCGAGACGGCCAAACGCAACTGGTACCGGATGCCCCCGGGGCTCAAACCCGGGCCACCGCCGGAGGAATAGAGGTCGGAGAGGGGGTGGTTGGTTTGCGGCGGTTCGCGGCGCTGATTTTACTGGTGCTCGCGCTTTTTACCGCCGGTTGCTGGGACCTGAAGGAGATTGAGGATCTGGGTTTGGTAGCCGGCGTCGGGGTGGATGCTGCGCCGCGGGGAGAGGTTAAGCTTTTGGTGCAGATACTGAACCCCCGCGTGGTAGGCGGCGGCGTTCGGGGGGCGATAACGCCCGGCACCAGCATTTCGGCCAAGTGATACCGGAACTATATGGTGGTCGGTCGGACCATCTGCGACGCGGTACGGGAGCTTTCCCTAATTGTGCCCAAGAGGCTTTTTTTTGCCCAGAACCGCGAGATTCTCTTTGGTGAAAAACTGGCGCGGAAGGGGCTCAGGGAAGTGATTGACTATTTCGACCGGAGCGTCGACATCAGAAAGCTCGCCTACGTTATGGTGGTGCGGGGAAAGATGATTGATGCTCTGGATGTCCCCAACCCCCACGAGACCTGCCCGGCCCTCCGGATCGACGCGTTGATGCGCGAGCAATGGCAGGCCAACCACTTCCCGCCGGTGAATTTAGGCGATTTCCTGGGCTTAATGGCTACGGAGGGACAGGAGGCCTACTGCGCAGTGGTGCGGGTGGAGCGAAACCCCACCTTTACTCTGGTCCCGCGAAAGCCTTTCAACCCGGCGCCGGAGCCCTACCTCGATGTTAAGATTGGAGGGGCGGCCCTCTTCCGGGATGATAAATTGGCCGGGTATTTAAACGAACACGAGACGCGGGGACTCCTCTGGACGCAGGGTAAAGTCCAGGGGGGGCACCTTGAGGTGCCCTGCCCGCATAAAAAGGGAACTTACGTATCGCTCAACATCCTCCGGTCGAAGGCCCAGATCATGCCGGAAATCACCCGCGACGGGCGGCTGAGGGTTACAGTAAAGATTCAGGAGGAGGCGAATCTTGCCGAGACGGACTGCCCCATCGATATTGGGAAGGTAGAGACAATAAAAAGGATCGAAGCGCTTCAAGCGAAGGCGATCGAACAAGAGGTAAGGAGCGCTGTGGAACGTGCCCAGGAGTACAGGAGCGACGCCTTCGGCTTCGGGGCCGCTTTTCACCGGCGCTACCCCCGCGAGTGGCGGGCGATGCGGGACCTCTGGGCAGAGGAGTACTTCCCTGCGGTGGAGGTGAAAGTGATAGCCGACGCTAAAATCAGGCGCACGGGCCTCCGCATGGGCCCCGTACTCCGGAAGGAAGTACGCTGAAGGCGGGTCCGGACAGAAAAGTTAGCCGGGATTAGCCCCGCACGTGGCCGGCGGGGGCGTTCTTTAGTCTTGGGACGGTGAGCAGGATTTGCTTTATGTTTTGCTCTTGCTCCTTTTCTACGTTACCGTCACCTACTTCGAGGTGCCCCGAATGCTCAAAAACGGGATGCGCCGGGAGCTTTACGCCTTCATCATCATTTCCCTCCTCGGCTTTATCTTAGCCGTGGGGCAGATTTTTCACTGGCCGCTGCCGAACGTCACCAAGGGGATCGAAGCGCTGGTGCGCCCGGTTTCCGAGGCGGTTGAAGGGTGGCTTTTACCCCCGGAACTACGCGGCTGAAAGCGGATTTTATGGTAGAATGAGAGGAGACGATGATGTTAAGCGAGGATTAGGCTTTGGGATGGCGGCGATAGAAGGAAAAGCCGGAGGATAAAGGATTAAGACGGGCAGAGGAGGCTTGGGATGAGCATTGAGAAACGTCTTGCGACGCTGGGGATCATGCTGCCGGAGGCGCCGCGGCCGGTGGCGGCCTACGTTCCTTACGTCATAGTAGACGGTCTGGTCTTTACCGCGGGGCAGCTTCCGGTCGTAGCAGGGAAGATCTGCTACACCGGGCGGGTAGGGGCAGAGCTGACGGTAGAGGAAGGGCGGGAGGCGGCACGCCTCTGCGCGCTCAACGCCTTGGCGGTGGTGCGGGCGGCGGCGGGGAGCCTCGACAACGTCGTGCAGGTGGTCCAACTGACTGGTTATGTGGCGAGCGCTCCCGATTTTTTCGGCCAGCCACAGGTCCTAAACGGCGCATCACAGCTAATGGAGGAGATCTTCGGAGAGGCTGGGCGGCACGCCCGGGTAGCGGTGGGGGCAAGCGCCTTGCCGCTTGGCGCGGCGGTAGAGCTCGCGCTGGTAGTAAAGGTAAATACCCGTTAAGTGAACGCCGGCATTTTACGGGTGCGGTATATTCTGGTGTCCGGCCTTCCCCGCTTGTCAAGTTAACCGGTTTAAGATAAACTGTCTTCGGACAAATTGCGTGTTCTTTTTCAAGGGGGCTAAATTTTGGCAAAGGGATTTAAGTCTTCGGCCGCGAGCCCCTGGCTGCTGGTCACCCTGCTCCTAATCGGCGGGCTGGCGGGCAGCGCCCTCGGCGAGTGGCTCGCCGCGTATGTTCCGGCGCTCAAAGCGGTTTCCCGGGTTGCTTTCGGGCCGGCAACGCTCAACCTCCGCTTCCTGACGCTCACCTTTGGTTTTTCGCTGGTGGTCGGACCGCTGACCGCTTTGGGGTTCATCATCGGCTACCTTGCCTACCGCCGGCTGTGAGGAAGTTATACCTTGCTTCTACTTCGCCCAGGCGGCGGGTGCTCTTGGCGAGCCTGGGCCTCGAGTTTACGGTGTTAGCGGTCCCGGTGGACGAAACGCTGCCACCTCTGCCGCCGGGGAAGGCGGTCGAAGAGGTAGCGCTCCGGAAGGCGCAGGCGGTAGCCGCCAAGCTTGCGGAGGCAGCATTGGTTATCGGTGCCGATACGGTGGTGGTGCACCGGGGGCGGGTGTTAGGGAAGCCGCGCGACGCGACGGAGGCCTGCAGGATGCTCCGGGAGCTTCAAGGGGAGTGCCACACGGTCTTTACCGGCGTGGCGGTAGTGGCGGTGCCGGAAGGCAGGGCGGTGGCGGCCCACGCGGCGACGCGGGTTTGTTTCGCCCCGCTTAGCGATGCGGAGGTTGCCGCCTACGTCGCTACCGGGGAGCCGCTAGATAAGGCGGGAGGGTACGCGGCGCAAGGTCTCGGGGCGCTTTTTATCCGGCGGCTTGAAGGCTGCTATTTCAACGTGGTGGGACTACCTCTTCATCTTTTAGGGGAAATGTTAAAGGGGTTCGGCGTCAACTTGCTGCTGCGCGAAGATAGTGGTTCCTAAACGCGCACGACACGGGGGTTTTAAAGGGATGGGGCGGGTTGATTTAGGCGGGGAGGCGCGGCCGGCCTACCGGGTGGCGATGCGGGAGCTGCCCCAGAGCGCCCGACCACGGGAGCGGCTCTGGCGGGATGGCCCGGGGGCCCTCGCCGAAGCAGAGCTTTTGGCGATCATCTTGCGGACCGGTTCGCAGGAAGGATCGGCCCTTGATCTGGCCCGCTACCTCCTGGGGCGCTTCGGCGGGCTGGTGGGGCTGGGAAAGGCGTCGCCGGAAGAACTGAGCGTGGTTAAGGGCGTTGGTCCGGCGAAGGCGGCGCAGGTGGCGGCGGCGCTGGAGCTAGGGCGGCGGCTTGGCGCGGCCGTCCGGTTCCGGGTGGCGGTGAACACCCCCGAGGACGCCGCGGCGCTGGTAATGCCTGAAATGCGCCATCTTGAGCGGGAGGAGTTCCGGGTTATCCTGCTGGATACGAAAA
Encoded proteins:
- a CDS encoding spore germination protein, which gives rise to MRRRLIRKLSDLLIQSKRPGWVEETPPPSPPPPQGGSGRVWEPAELKEMPVVPDLAANLRVLRGLLGGNTDFVIREFKAAGKVPAALAYLSGMVERAQLNYHILERLMLDYPAGTAVNMVAVRERVITVAELEDCQNFWQVAEVVLAGKAVLFLAGEPQALGLDTRGYETRPIGDPEIESVVRGPRDAFVEDIERNIMLVRRRLKTPNLVVERFNLGRLTQSVVVLLYIKGLAMPELVAEVRSRVKRIDVDAVFGCHYVEEMVADSPHSLFPQTIATERPDRVAAALCEGKVVCLIDTAPMALILPATLAALLQSPEDYYHPYVISTAIRWLRYLAFFISVTASPLYVAITTFHQEMIPFRLLLSVAAAREGVPLPAVLEALVMELTFELLREAGIRFPRPVGQAVSIVGALVIGEAAVTAGVVSPLMVIIVALAGIASFATPSYELAIPMRLLRFPLMVLAGSFGLFGLTAGLLAMLVHLAGLRSFGVPYLSPVAPLKFADLKDVLVRAPLWMMRTRPETAKRNWYRMPPGLKPGPPPEE
- a CDS encoding Ger(x)C family spore germination protein, giving the protein MVVGRTICDAVRELSLIVPKRLFFAQNREILFGEKLARKGLREVIDYFDRSVDIRKLAYVMVVRGKMIDALDVPNPHETCPALRIDALMREQWQANHFPPVNLGDFLGLMATEGQEAYCAVVRVERNPTFTLVPRKPFNPAPEPYLDVKIGGAALFRDDKLAGYLNEHETRGLLWTQGKVQGGHLEVPCPHKKGTYVSLNILRSKAQIMPEITRDGRLRVTVKIQEEANLAETDCPIDIGKVETIKRIEALQAKAIEQEVRSAVERAQEYRSDAFGFGAAFHRRYPREWRAMRDLWAEEYFPAVEVKVIADAKIRRTGLRMGPVLRKEVR
- a CDS encoding RidA family protein gives rise to the protein MSIEKRLATLGIMLPEAPRPVAAYVPYVIVDGLVFTAGQLPVVAGKICYTGRVGAELTVEEGREAARLCALNALAVVRAAAGSLDNVVQVVQLTGYVASAPDFFGQPQVLNGASQLMEEIFGEAGRHARVAVGASALPLGAAVELALVVKVNTR
- a CDS encoding DUF4321 domain-containing protein, encoding MAKGFKSSAASPWLLVTLLLIGGLAGSALGEWLAAYVPALKAVSRVAFGPATLNLRFLTLTFGFSLVVGPLTALGFIIGYLAYRRL
- a CDS encoding Maf family protein — encoded protein: MRKLYLASTSPRRRVLLASLGLEFTVLAVPVDETLPPLPPGKAVEEVALRKAQAVAAKLAEAALVIGADTVVVHRGRVLGKPRDATEACRMLRELQGECHTVFTGVAVVAVPEGRAVAAHAATRVCFAPLSDAEVAAYVATGEPLDKAGGYAAQGLGALFIRRLEGCYFNVVGLPLHLLGEMLKGFGVNLLLREDSGS
- the radC gene encoding RadC family protein; this encodes MGRVDLGGEARPAYRVAMRELPQSARPRERLWRDGPGALAEAELLAIILRTGSQEGSALDLARYLLGRFGGLVGLGKASPEELSVVKGVGPAKAAQVAAALELGRRLGAAVRFRVAVNTPEDAAALVMPEMRHLEREEFRVILLDTKNRVIGVETVAVGSLNSAGVQPREVFKGAVRRSAATVILVHNHPSGDPTPSREDVALTKRLAQAGELLGIEILDHIIVGDNKYISLKAEKLL